ttaaactgaaataaaaaaatatatttaaaaatagcaATGCTGTGTAAATCAAACAAAATGTTTTGGCACCAAAtgtatctgaaaaaaaaattaaatgtggtgaaagaaagaaatttTTAAAAGTGGAGAAACATGAGtgcagagaagaaagaggggcacctgcttgtcccctCCTGTGTTGCCAAAAGTTTGACGGATGCCATTTTGAATAGCATTGGAGAGTCCTTCTATGGTGAGATGCTACAACAAGTGAAAGGAGGCAGAGGCAAAGAgtagaaatatatttaaatgcttCTGTGTTTAAAAGGGAGAGTAAATCTGAGAGTGAACCCAAgtctgtgaaaaaatgcagtcttCATGCATTATTCTACAGTGCTCTGCGTTAAGATCCATGCACTGAATAGTGTTTGTAACTACATGTTTTTCTCACCGTGCCGGGGATATGTGTGCTAGCTATTCTCTGTCCATTGGGTCCAGTGGTGACTGTACTTCGAATCTTCTTCCTCTTGCGTAGCAGATCCCGGTGCTCCTTTTGTCTGTTCTGGACATCGATCAGCAGGGATATGAAACTGTTCTTTACCTGCAGACAATAAAACGTGGATGAGTCATTGTGAAAGAAAGGGTAAAAGCAttaaattaacttaaattaCAATTGGTAATTACTTGACTGGTTTTAACTGAGGTAATTTACAGTAGATCTGGAGAAGgatgtttttagcaataaacaTCTACAACTGAATAAATAGAAGAGagccaagtttaatgccatattttggtACATTCCAGAACTGGTAATAACACAAGTGAGAggcagacccccccccccccttttgcACTATGCTCCTTAATCCCAAACTCAATCCCAATCCAAAAGCACTTGAGAGATGCTTGGAGTACCTCTTTCTCATAGTCCAACTCATCTCGAAGGGCCAGTGCCTGGATGAGCTCCTCACTGAAGCGGCGAATGGTCgactccacctcctccagagtCTCAGTGAGCTCTGACACTGACAGCTGTCGCAACCCTGACAGTGTGTGGGCACAGCAGAGAATGAATGACACATTGTTTTTTGGCCTATTAgcaataatgtaatatttataatGCAAATATAGGCACTACTGGTGTCAAacttatagtactttatttcTTGTTTGGTTCAAGTTAAAATTGTTGAATGTGAGGCAGGAAAATTCTTAAAAGGGATTTATTGCAgctgaaatattttacaaatgaACAGTTCTGAAGTGGATTTGAACCGAGGAAATTATTGTTTATTCAGGAGTTTAACATATACCTATTGAAGAATTAATCTGAGTGTTTCTCTCTAGTCATTTGTTTCTCATATCTGATTCTCAATGAGGATAAATATCCATAATACATTTGGAACCCTGCCCATCTTAAGGTCAACAGTCAGCAGTACAAACAGAAATATTGCCATGTAGTTGATTATGTAACATGTAAGAGCATCGCAAGTGCTGTCATTTTTTAAAccacatacatacttacataacaATGTAAGTCAAGTCATGTGCAAATGTGTGCAGCCTTTATCACGTTCTGGCCCCTGTGGCCTTTTACACTTCACTGACTGATTTAGAGGAGTCGCAGTGGAGTGAAAATAGAACAATGACAATCACAAGCTCCAAAAAAAGCAGCTAGAACTCTATTAATAGTGTCCTAAACAATGTGAAAAGAGCAGAATTTCCTATTTGATGGTAAAGGTAAGTGCAGGGACATTTTTTTAAGATCTGCCACactataattttctttcaaatAGATTTAATGAAGAGCATCATCTAAATCTTTCAGTTAGTGTCAAATAGCCAAAATCATATAGCCAAAACTGTGCTGTGTCGTGGTCCCCCCATTGTGAACATCACACAGGGGCCCTCTAAAAatattttacactgaaaaaaaagcaaagtttTTTCCTTAAAAGTATATGTTACAACAATACATTCCTATGGGCTTTATACAAATATAGACAGATATAAACAAATATCTTccgttgatttatttatttaaatgatgagtctgactaCTTGCTATATTATGTGTTCACTGTAACTCACGGTCCTCATAGCTGGTGTTGGAGCCTGAGCGTCGGAGCCCCTGTAGATCCTGTGAGAGCATGGACAGGTCTGAGTGGGACGGACTCTCATCATCCTCCGGGTCTGGGGACTCCTGCATCATCTCCTCAATCTCCTCTATCACCTGAACAAAAAAGAGGCCAGAGTTCAAATGTGTTTCTCAAATTAAAGACAGGAAAACTAATATTTGTATGAGTGGTGGTCACCCATCCATTCACAACAACACCAGAACATTTCTATTTGCGTTGCATGTGCCAATTTAAACTTAGCATCAATTCGCTACACCACTCTAATAAAAGTCTTCGCCCATGATAACAGGAAATGAAAGTGCGAttgaaaaaacaagaaaaggacAAAGAATATATCAGCTACTCATATAATAATTGGTGGATAGGGCTAAATGTAGACAACTGGGAAGAAAGCAGGAGTTTTATGCTAGAGATATTAAAACTTGAACTAAGCTAGTGTAGAATGATATTGAAATATTATAAGCAGCCTTCTTCATCTTTCAACATTTTCAGTATCCTCACAAAAAAATCCCAGTCCCAGAGTTTGGGGGCACCTGTTCAGCTGTGAAGAGGGGCTCGTCACTGATGCTGGAGACAATAATAGAGTGCATGTCCATTTGCTCCCTCAGGTCCTCATCATCAGACAGGTCTAAAGACTGGTTATCTAGTTTCTGTTCATTTAAGAAAAAGATGAGAAGAAGGTTAACCTCCATTTGGTGCAGAGGAACTAACTGGTTAATTGTATATCTTAATGAGAATGCACTGAATCTAATCACAATAATTAGACTTGAGTCACACTTATGAATGCTCTTGTGCATTACCTCTGGCTCAATGAGGTTAAGGGTGGGCAGATGCAGGGAGCGAGTGTGCGATGTCTTCCAGTCCACTGGCATCACGTTGCCATAGTTATCTGTGAGTGCATTCCACACCCTAAAAAAATAATGAGAAGTGGCCTCAGTCATATCAATATACACAGACATGATGGTGTTAAAAGCAAAGCAGAAGTTGTTATATCTCAGGAGATAAGAGAAAAAGTCTGTTTCCTTCAGATTAACATTGATGAAGCATGAACATCATTTTCTTGCCATTCTTGCCATTGCTTTTGCATTCACTTTGTACACTGTCTTGTACACATGATTTAGAGCAAAAGGTAGGTCTTATGCTTTTTGTTAGTATGTCAAAAAGGAAACTGAAATATATGacacacataaaacatattGCAAAGTTTACAATGAGACATGTTGAGGAGCAACAGAATGATGCTGAAGCAGACGGCAGCACAGATTCTGTCAACCACAAATTTACAGAAAAACTGTGAAACATGATTTTGTCACtttatgacacacacacacagatgtcatttggtctaaaaaaaatacatttagtattttagtggtgatgtcatgaatatTAGTACTGCACTGTACACTTTAAGGTTTACTTCAGACATAATAAATTGCATCCTTAACATCCAAATGTTAACACGTGTTGTTCTACCTCCTGCCTCCTCTGATCAGTGAGCCGAGGAGGGATGCTGTGAACCCATGTGTCACATTGACTCTACATCGTGATCTTATGCACACatgcgtacacacacacacacacagtcagacTAATGTTTATGTAACCTCCATGTTTCTCCCTGAAGGGGTCACACACGGCTTAGGAGCAGGGGGCCGTGGTGCTGAGCTAAAAAGGGCAACAATGACTGGCAAAGAATAATATATTTTGTCCTCCAAACTGATACTGTCCCGGGCACATAAGAGGCtgccaaaaacacaatttcatttGGCTTCACTTAAAGCTTTAAAGCTTTAAAACTAAAGCTGAAaggatttaaaacaaatactttttttggtTGGCTAATCACATCTGGGTGATAATAAATTACATCTTCTAGTGTACAACTCAATTAACCTCATTAACTGAGTACTCTTTAATGAGTTTGAACATTCCCATATTCTAGTATTTCTTATGATCTCCTGGCTTTTTACTTAGCAAACTTGTTAATCAAGGCACGTTAAATTAAGTGTGGTCTGCCAAAAAAGACTCCTCTTTTGGCTGCAGGCTGCTTTCCAGTATTTTGTTCAGCTTTCTCAGCCTTTCCAGATCCTTTATTTCTTGAGAGCTTGGATAACTCTGTATGACAGTGTGGTCAGTTATGTACGTTGCCATAGAaactaacaattcaaaacaaaatattatattgtgtATGGatgaaagtcctcaaaatgtaacAATTAAACTGGATGTCGAAATTGGTGAATATTGGTAGAAGAGGAAGACCATTTTTATACCAGGAGGAAGGTGACTCATGCACTGTAATGTAAGTTGAACATTTTGCAACATGGATACTAATTTATAACATTTATGTGGCAAAAGGCAATGAGTACGGTAATAACTTGTGTCCCAGGAAATGTCAAGCATATCCACGAAACCACTAAAGACCAGAACAAATGAGAACAGCAAATAGTAATGCAATCCACAGCATAATTTGTCAATCTCAGCAATCAGGAATTCCTATGCAACATTTGCTAACGTGGCAGGCGGGACCCACCTACCAAGACGGAAAAAATATTAACCCCTCAAAACATCTAGCAAAGTAGAAAGTAATAGTATACATCTAATTTGTCAATCACTGCTACAACACAGATGCACTAGCAGTAGCTTTGACATCCCAATTATAGCTAATGTAACAAATTCAATACTGCAATATAACAAGAATAAGACAAGTAAAACAACTGTCTCAAAAGGTAAACAGGGCTACAGTGAGATTTGGCTAGCTGGAGATGCTACTATGACTAGCAAAGACTAAAAAGTTACAGCTAGCTTAGcataatgttaaaataataacactCACTCGTCATCTTTCAGATAGTTGTCTTCCGTAATGGGCTTGATGGGCGCTATGTTTTCTGTGGTTGTGTTGTAATTTCGGAAACACACGGTCAGTTTCTCGTCAAAATCGTGTACCAGATCTTCCATTGATTTAAAGCTGCATATCTCCCCGCAGAAGCTGTTGTCTAGGTCGGAGAAATCGTCTAGGCCCGAGGAGGTGGTAGTGGAGTCGGTCACATTGGAGTTGAGTTGGTCGAGCTGATTATCGGACTCCTGAAACGGCTTAAACTCGTTAAAATCTTGCCAGTCCTCATCGAAATGGGCTAACGGAGCCGCCATGCCTGCCTAAGGGAGCCGGGGGCAGCCTATGTGCCCCTCTCCTTGGTTGAAATCGCTCTGTTTTCGGCTTCCAGACAGACACTGGCGGAGACGGAGAGAAACAGGGCAGCGCCGTCGAGGGAGGGATGGGCTCTGCGTCATGACGTAAACACGTAATCACGCCCTTTTCAGTGGGAGCAAAACAAACCCAGGTCAGAGCTTCtttgttcaaaaataataatggtaCCACTTTATATATTAACTACACCCTGATTATTCTTAATACCATTAACAAACACAAATAGTTTATTTGATTTAGGGTTAGgatttagggttagggtattaattaagtagttacaaaGGTTGATGATTTACTAATTTACTTACTCATGAATaattaagtatttgttcatgCGTTATTAagattaaataataatagaaataaaaatctttATAGCTGGTTAGTGTGAGCCACATCAAAGTTGCTGCTGatttctggggaaaaaaaacacctcattcCATGTGATCTTATTATGAGTTTATTGCCTGGCCAGGCAACAGTAGGAGGGACTGACTGGTCAGGCAAATAAGATAATGCATATATGTGCATTGGACACAATGGATAAATCTGAATGTTTTGAAAGCTGTTGTTAAGTTAACATCTAGTAGTTAAAAATGTATAGTCAACAACACAGgttaattaaaataatgttattttattggCAATTTGTGTCATTCCTAATTTTGGCATTGAATATTCCAGTCATGTCTGCTTTCAAGCTTTCAAAATGTAATGGAATTATTCATTGCATTTTGTTTCTATTTAACAGACATTTTCAGTCAGTTTGTATGCTCTGGGGTGGGGTAACCATTCTGTTATTACCATAGACACCTATGATTTTCCTGCTCTATGAACTGTCCATGGACCATTGTTAAAACCCTGAATGATTTATTGAAAATATGCATACATAACACTTCCTAcacaatacaaaacagtacaatCACTTGTAATTAACACATTGTGAACGAAAAACCCCACACAGGTCCCCGGCCCTCCCTCGCCCCAGAAACTTAGAGATGCTACAGTCAGCCCTTTTTAACCACCACCCCTACCCACCATCACAACCTCAGAAAATAAGACAATTAAATCAGAAAGTCAAAAGAACAGCTTTGACACCAGCTTGCATACAGACATAGCATTTGCCACCAACAGATGTCTGATGGGCTAAACCAAAGATCTTGTTTAATTTTTGTATGATTAACCAGTTTGCTGACATGTTGTGTGGCATGGAAGGAGTCCATTCAGCTTTCCAGGCGTGGAGATACAATTGTGTATTTGCTGAGTGAAACAAGTAGCCTATAGGAAAAAGCACTATATGCCTCAATGCTTTGGCTTCAATCAAGTTTGAAAGTAGCAATTGCCAATCAATAAAGACTCACCAAAGTATTTCATTCAGGTACACAGACATGCAAAAAGTACATCTTCACATGGAGGAAACTCTTAAAGGCGAGGGGTggatagtttagacctgattgtACCTAACACTTTTTCAAAACTCACCACACACCTTTTGGCATGGTTGTGACTgtgcatatttatttagttactaATTGCAGTGGATAAGACATAAgttaacaaaatgaaacaaacaaacaaaaaaaacaaacaaaaaaaacataagaggattataaaagaataaaaaaatgaagAGTCCAAATGTCTGGTTATATTTTAATATGATTATACAGGGATAGACGCCAAACAAAAATGATAtaatgtcaacaaaaaaaattaagtaacaaaaattcaataaaaacagacagaaaagcacagttttaacattttactgtATATCAGTCTGTAGCAAATAGTTATGACATACCCTGAAATAGGGAGGAAGAAAGCTTTGAATGGTTCACTGACCACTGAGTAACGTGGCTGCACAGCGAGGGGTGTACTGCTGAGTTTCTCTAAGCTCCAAGAGGCAGCTGTGCCCGACATGTACATGGACTTCAATGTACAGTCTACATGAATGTTGGCTACTGCCCTGGTGCATAGACGCATGGTGAGGGCTCAGCTCCTTTACTGATCACCTGTCTGGTATTACGTCTTGCCAATACAAGCTTTTAAGCCATGAGAATGGCCAAAATGGCAACCATAGGTCTGCTAGGCAATGAACCTTATGGTTGATTTTTGCAGCAGGTGCGAGAGTGGAGGTTCACTCAAAGTGCAGAGGGGGTGTCATATATAACAATGGTTTGTGTTCAATCACATGAACAGAAAGGCAGTCCGTGTGTATTATATTTGAATTGCAACGACACTCCCAAAACGTGGTGGGATCAGCGTATGGTTCTGGCTATTGGTACCTCTCCTTTCTAGGGCTGTGCTAACTACTTATTCAATAATTACAATCCTCAAATCATCATATG
This sequence is a window from Periophthalmus magnuspinnatus isolate fPerMag1 chromosome 24, fPerMag1.2.pri, whole genome shotgun sequence. Protein-coding genes within it:
- the fez2b gene encoding fasciculation and elongation protein zeta-2 isoform X3, with the protein product MAAPLAHFDEDWQDFNEFKPFQESDNQLDQLNSNVTDSTTTSSGLDDFSDLDNSFCGEICSFKSMEDLVHDFDEKLTVCFRNYNTTTENIAPIKPITEDNYLKDDEVWNALTDNYGNVMPVDWKTSHTRSLHLPTLNLIEPEKLDNQSLDLSDDEDLREQMDMHSIIVSSISDEPLFTAEQVIEEIEEMMQESPDPEDDESPSHSDLSMLSQDLQGLRRSGSNTSYEDRLRQLSVSELTETLEEVESTIRRFSEELIQALALRDELDYEKEVKNSFISLLIDVQNRQKEHRDLLRKRKKIRSTVTTGPNGQRIASTHIPGTHLTIEGLSNAIQNGIRQTFGNTGGDKQVPLFLLCTHVSPLLKISFFHHI
- the fez2b gene encoding fasciculation and elongation protein zeta-2 isoform X1, yielding MAAPLAHFDEDWQDFNEFKPFQESDNQLDQLNSNVTDSTTTSSGLDDFSDLDNSFCGEICSFKSMEDLVHDFDEKLTVCFRNYNTTTENIAPIKPITEDNYLKDDEVWNALTDNYGNVMPVDWKTSHTRSLHLPTLNLIEPEKLDNQSLDLSDDEDLREQMDMHSIIVSSISDEPLFTAEQVIEEIEEMMQESPDPEDDESPSHSDLSMLSQDLQGLRRSGSNTSYEDRLRQLSVSELTETLEEVESTIRRFSEELIQALALRDELDYEKEVKNSFISLLIDVQNRQKEHRDLLRKRKKIRSTVTTGPNGQRIASTHIPGTYLTTVIPYEKKAGAPSVEDLQILTKILQAMRDDSEKVPALLTDYILKVLCPT
- the fez2b gene encoding fasciculation and elongation protein zeta-2 isoform X2, encoding MAAPLAHFDEDWQDFNEFKPFQESDNQLDQLNSNVTDSTTTSSGLDDFSDLDNSFCGEICSFKSMEDLVHDFDEKLTVCFRNYNTTTENIAPIKPITEDNYLKDDEVWNALTDNYGNVMPVDWKTSHTRSLHLPTLNLIEPEKLDNQSLDLSDDEDLREQMDMHSIIVSSISDEPLFTAEQVIEEIEEMMQESPDPEDDESPSHSDLSMLSQDLQGLRRSGSNTSYEDRLRQLSVSELTETLEEVESTIRRFSEELIQALALRDELDYEKEVKNSFISLLIDVQNRQKEHRDLLRKRKKIRSTVTTGPNGQRIASTHIPGTYLTTVIPYEKKAGAPSVEDLQILTKILQAMRDDSEKVPALLTDYILKALV